In Scyliorhinus canicula chromosome 8, sScyCan1.1, whole genome shotgun sequence, one DNA window encodes the following:
- the LOC119970389 gene encoding beta-1,3-galactosyl-O-glycosyl-glycoprotein beta-1,6-N-acetylglucosaminyltransferase-like: MLCRRLRYFRYRLFRWTLTAICCSLTLLFLVSRGKNPINQYRNLELVEEDPRYYVNCTGIINGDEETVKLAKLQALSIVYKKRPVLSEKDYIDFSKLCSNFTKVQRYITFPLSKEEEEFPIAYSIVIHHRIDMFEKLLRTIYAPQNVYCIHVDKKSPEIFLNAARSIASCFDNVFIASQLENVTYASWSRVQADVNCMKDLLQRNLTWKYLINLCGMDFPLKTNLEMVEKLKALKGANSLETEKPSPHKEKRWKYSYKVVNGKIKATDINKEAPPIESPMFSGGAYFVASRNFVEYLFKSPKILRFIEWEKDTYSPDEHMWATLQRMPAVPGSVPVNNKFDISDMNSLARLVKWSYLEGDISKGAPYPPCTGVHIRSVCVFGAGDLKWMLQQHHLFANKFDTAVDGIALQCLEEHLRHKAMYNLLNYT, from the coding sequence ATGTTGTGCCGAAGACTGCGGTATTTCAGGTACAGATTGTTTCGATGGACTCTGACAGCAATCTGCTGTTCACTAACATTGCTGTTTCTTGTAAGCCGTGGCAAGAACCCTATAAACCAGTACCGAAATTTGGAGCTTGTTGAAGAGGACCCCAGATATTATGTAAATTGCACTGGCATTATCAACGGAGATGAAGAGACAGTAAAACTGGCTAAACTTCAGGCACTCTCAATTGTATATAAAAAACGTCCTGTGCTGAGTGAGAAAGATTACATCGACTTTAGCAAACTCTGTTCCAACTTCACCAAGGTGCAAAGGTATATTACATTTCCGCTCAGCAAAGAGGAAGAAGAATTTCCAATAGCATATTCAATAGTAATCCATCATAGAATTGACATGTTTGAAAAGCTTTTACGGACGATATATGCACCTCAAAACGTTTACTGTATTCACGTTGACAAAAAGTCACCTGAGATCTTCTTGAATGCAGCTCGGAGCATAGCCTCATGTTTTGACAATGTCTTTATTGCCAGCCAGCTTGAGAATGTAACCTATGCATCCTGGAGCAGGGTTCAGGCAGATGTAAACTGCATGAAGGATCTACTTCAAAGGAATTTAACATGGAAATACTTGATCAATCTCTGTGGCATGGATTTCCCATTAAAAACCAATTTGGAAATGGTGGAGAAACTCAAGGCCTTAAAAGGAGCAAACAGCTTAGAAACAGAGAAGCCATCACCACATAAAGAAAAGAGATGGAAATACAGTTATAAAGTGGTGAATGGGAAAATAAAGGCTACAGATATTAATAAAGAAGCTCCTCCAATTGAATCACCAATGTTTTCAGGAGGTGCCTACTTTGTTGCTAGTAGAAATTTTGTGGAATATTTATTTAAAAGTCCTAAAATACTAAGATTTATTGAATGGGAAAAAGACACTTACAGTCCAGATGAACACATGTGGGCAACACTCCAAAGAATGCCTGCCGTGCCTGGATCTGTCCCTGTTAATAATAAATTTGATATATCTGACATGAATTCTTTAGCGAGGCTAGTAAAATGGAGTTACTTAGAAGGTGATATTTCCAAAGGTGCACCTTATCCACCCTGCACTGGTGTACATATCAGATCAGTGTGTGTATTTGGAGCTGGGGATCTGAAATGGATGCTGCAGCAGCATCACCTATTTGCCAATAAGTTTGACACAGCGGTCGATGGCATTGCACTTCAGTGCTTAGAGGAGCATCTAAGACATAAAGCTATGTACAATCTTTTAAATTACACTTAG